A region from the Parus major isolate Abel unplaced genomic scaffold, Parus_major1.1 Scaffold305, whole genome shotgun sequence genome encodes:
- the GOLGB1 gene encoding golgin subfamily B member 1 isoform X2: MEEAPEELLERLAQTEKLVVQLKDLIREKDALLQEKETVFKKEREAADAKLMKLKLQAKAKLASLNKRIEELTEKGSPLPIQPLAEELEYPKCQKNENRSEGHREEVEILKEQLREQQETVQDLKKQLAVAKVNLKDAEIKYATQLSSLQEVIQEKEALLEEHVHQHQAELLKMVVQSDMEVEMQQNLHTLQRKLEEQEAALLGRTQVVELLQQELHTAEKQNQTLLDQCQKMEVELSSMRDALDAERRGSRDLREKMELSSHRLQEEVQCLSEQLEEARRAQTELEVKYKDLEQEHRLEVEEKNRLLSCLTVAEQELRCGRAVLGAEKEQLQQDFGQLLVPSVVHGAAAHRPLVELLQKCEEFVCCQDELKSQPQVQLSELEQQDESTSQEKTVDQQDQNETSFLPTENLERQKAAEMPHLQLVLQESQQEAVLVTEDAEQNKNIGAEAKLQDLWTMEAPASSVDCFSSAGMSGELVNSEMQKPVGDTFVLSEARTDGFTNGSKQFTEDSYPPGNLEDIAAEKQKELSVLLLELKEAQEEITFLKSQLGGPSGQTCTVSQAEANQLEENSQVQCGISLQEEPLGSPGTSQSQELIKLQNQITELQIILQKSEESFRKELGEKCAEINRLNHLAEEYRKKREDPNSTFCVLTEEQDQLLCQVKEFSTITELKEQVKQLEEELALSEKQRLSDSQNSLLREQIQSLKNEFKSKDIKIEALQRDLDKAQLQLSDQDMQLKDLRSQVETKECEVLGLGQLLRKSTAEMEELSHKLALKGHEAGSLEQLVAEHTRSIESLQQALLEKDQQMAEISVSMSEKIVLLNEEKFSLGNELKSLKEQTSLLLKAQEEKEQNIGAKDTCLKCEASEQQNETEAVSKENEELVSQVEVLRKENEQVKRKLQAALVNRKELLKKVTRLENELEQLSREQKSETSVGQAAAGEENMRSMITKEMSLENQPNEDYLIQLLSEKESELQSVRKDKETTEARLQAVMEEMRQSLQCKANTVSIKDEIMEHQTIPDKVAETNESPNDDEENEKHSSAGTNLEEKQKSALKERISVLEQEKEQLQKKLQEALVSRKDSIKKAQEKDRHHREQLKQQKDDYNILQEQFDQQSKEKDSIQAQLRQLQEQKGSAESVFGSQGRLDSSCMEAEDTTNNKLVQISAVSEDGLKKHLDKLQTEKEKLDCNVSHMQRELAHKSELIIGLQQHIAQLSVEIAELKRTSDQAEAKGASLQTELEESQGKISGVASLEDLKILVHQKDEEIEFLNQQLKEKSEALNNVQAQLLEKEDSVKRLRSQVEAQAQVHEEQSKRLQTEMLEIQEKQENSAEAAKQKNQMQRKLQAALISRKEALKESKSLKEELANAKTTIDNLSVKLTNMESQICGHVKETDTLTENLACLTGEREKLAAEIDKLLRENQNLDGCYKNLTLTLDRVVLEKEKLENEVESLKSFQATESSEWQEKYKELQGEYETLLQSYENVSNEAERIQRVLETVRQEKQEVCIQLKRAEAKKEETDKQLQEAGREIDEMKEKMRKFAKSKQQKILELEEENEKLRTEMHFTDEELQRTGESFTNTSLKEDLECSRRECQSLSTELETVKAEKESLNQEILELKCLLQLTESKLKESRELVDKYVTQQTTEGETNEAVATSSPVERCENQVDVTVRPEPPAAELEQEAFESDRPCEDPGIYRREIAELTKRITELEDNRRASEQQLGDIHRCVETLAGEKRILEHQMEEKVQEVNDLQATVAKMEQMVQKAEDDLVRMTALKDALEAEKDDLEERLMNQLAELNGSIGNYQQDATDFQIKNDQLKHELQSLQRMMHELEEEKSQMAKEKRKASSEKQKEFVEKLKYNWRGESSTHIKELQELLKQKQQEIKQLQKDCIKSQEKNSSLERTVKALEFLQSETQKEVEAAKETSAKAVEDTKKAQAELALCRVVLDDTQSEAARVLAESIKVKEELQANKEKIQIQMKKKDEDFERRLEQEKDKHSKEIKNMEEKLATLQREKDHIETTVGDLQDSLKTKDQEAKQLEGNLNKTLAQLAAFTRSMSSLQDDRDRVIDESKTWEKKFTETIQKKEEEIRSKEEACAALKDQVKHLTMRVEELQTHISRLECNKKDWEADCRKEIQHHQKTCEMLQEEKRKLLTQLEGSQELYSKSQNEQQELESVISSLRDQLADLQNSFTKCELARKELGTVVKQQETSIQNFKLNCQQLEADLQASKDLTNKLHEETSAKDQKIMSLLSAKEDAVMSALAALQQQHSEEMKELECRLSKEEEERKALENEKNKFLDKLNHLTEKMKISTEESKQQKAQLDSFTKSMSSLQDDRDRILRDYKQLEERHLVIILEKDQLIQEAAAENNKLKEEMRSFHSQMDDLNSDNAKLNAELVRYREDLNQVISIKDSQQKQLFKIQLQRIQTLENEKATIETLLKESEHTQDDLRKGMEALREDKVTMSQEIETLMSSLSQVQSEMAALHEGSPIVECRAELKTREEEIQELKHELSLSQQRITELEGELECVQRDAVKRVGEAEDRLRKELKHLHHDAGIMRNETETAEERVAELARDLMEMEQKLLAVTDENKDLRAQIQSFGRSMSSLQDSRDQANEELHVLKQKYSADLQEQKSLVQNLQKQMAQLQEEKCSTARDRDTARSELTELQKAVNERGLLAQIEKLNQQLRAKDDELLRLSLELEGSSNQVKSFSKAMASLQNDRDRLLNELDKARKIEEVKQRAEGNASITSSEVQNLKKALASLQSDRDRVVRELENLQQQYILVGVEAAENSRLKAQLQQWEQEVDKQVRLQEELKQEGAVYQQELQQLRQEKTTWEKQSSSMKEQYLMAIAEKDKQLSHLQRITQEMRLPFSKSQTVEEQHQSKISPEVLKGDFSSLETEMKHLQAQLSDSLKELHQKELRIQQLNSKLSQVFEEKNALSLQLRGSSRSICESHQHYSEVLNRCLVLERQLQELQAADKSMELYATDAAPGAPQEKNELQRGTYTPELQELQLRLSETEHLHSSTKQDMKYLEDQLEEERDRRLAAEEELFAAQDQIRRLQSSEWTSSLSASIDMTPGYEQSLLIDSMDNNSSRTWSTLGLRRLFRSLSRSRTHLPVLVATYLLALHVLLFLCFTGHL, encoded by the exons ATGGAGGAGGCACCTGAAGAGCTGTTGGAGCGCCTAGCTCAAACAGAAAAGCTAGTTGTTCAGCTGAAGGATTTGATTCGAGAAAAGGAtgccctgctccaggaaaaagaaactgtaTTCAAG AAGGAGCGAGAGGCCGCGGATGCGAAGCTGATGAAACTTAAACTTCAAGCCAAAGCCAAGCTGGCTTCTCTGAACAAACGCATTGAGGAGCTGACAGAAAAAGGATCACCACTGCCTATACAGCCCTTAGCAGAAGAGCTGGAGTATCCCAAG tgTCAGAAAAACGAAAATAGAAGTGAAGGGCACAGAGAGGAAGTGGAAATACTgaaagagcagctcagggaacaACAGGAGACTGTTCAGGACCTGAAGAAACAGCTGGCTGTAGCCAAAGTGAATCTGAAAGATGCTGAAATCAAGTATGCAACACAG CTGAGTTCCCTGCAGGAAGTGATTCAGGAGAAGGAAGCTCTCCTGGAGGAGCATGTGCACCAGCATCAAGCTGAATTGCTCAAGATGGTGGTCCAGTCAGATATGGAAGTAGAGATGCAACAG AACCTGCACACACTCCAGAGAAAGCTTGAGGAGCAGGAAGCAGCTCTCTTAGGACGAACTCAGGTGGTGgaactgctgcagcaggagttacacactgctgaaaaacaaaaccag ACACTCCTAGATCAGTGCCAGAAGATGGAAGTGGAACTAAGCTCCATGAGGGACGCCCTAGATGCGGAGAGACGGGGGTCTCGGGATCTCAGGGAGAAGATGGAGCTGTCTTCCCATCGCTTGCAGGAGGAGGTGCAGTGTCTCTCAGAACAGCTGGAGGAGGCAAGAAGAGCACAAACTGAACTGGAGGTGAAGTATAAAGACCTGGAACAGGAACACAGGCTGGAGGTGGAAGAGAAAAACCGGCTGCTCAGTTGTCTTACAGTGGCTGAACAAGAGCTGCGGTGTGGCCGTGCTGTCCTTGGAGCTgagaaggagcagctgcaaCAGGACTTTGGCCAGCTCTTGGTGCCATCTGTGGTacatggagctgcagcacacagaccCCTGG ttgAACTTCTGCAGAAATGTGAAGAATTTGTTTGCTGTCAGGATGAGCTGAAATCCCAGCCACAAGTGCAACTCTCTGAACTGGAGCAGCAG GATGAATCAacttcacaggaaaaaacagtagATCAGCAAGACCAGAATGAGACTTCATTCCTACCCACAGAAAACTTGGAAAGACAGAAGGCAGCAG AAATGCCACATTTACAGCTTGTTCTCCAGGAATCTCAGCAAGAAGCTGTGTTGGTCACAGAAGATGCAGAACAG AATAAGAATATTGGTGCTGAGGCAAAATTGCAAGACTTGTGGACTATGGAAGCTCCAGCCTCTTCTGTagactgcttttcttctgcag GTATGTCAGGAGAGCTGGTgaattctgaaatgcagaagcCTGTTGGTGATACTTTCGTGCTCTCTGAG GCAAGAACAGATGGCTTTACCAATGGAAGCAAGCAGTTCACTGAGGACAGTTATCCACCTGGAAATCTAGAAGATAttgctgcagagaaacagaaagagctgtcagttttgctgctggaaCTGAAAGAAGCCCAAGAAGAAATAACTTTTCTGAAAAGCCAGCTCGGGGGCCCCAGTGGCCAAACTTGTACAGTCAGCCAAGCAGAAGCTAACCAGCTGGAAGAGAATTCACAGGTACAGTGTGGAATCAGTCTCCAAGAAGAGCCTCTGGGAAGCCCTGGCACTTCTCAATCTCAAGAACTGATTAAGTTACAAAACCAAATTACAGAATTGCAAATAATTCTGCAGAAATCAGAAGAATCCTTTAGGAAAGAACTAGgagaaaaatgtgcagaaataaaTAGGCTAAACCACTTGGCTgaggaatacagaaaaaaaagagaggatcCCAACAGtacattttgtgttttgactGAAGAACAAGATCAGCTCTTGTGTCAGGTGAAAGAATTTTCTACCATAACAGAACTGAAGGAGCAGGTGAAGCAACTGGAGGAAGAACTAgctctttcagaaaaacagagacTGTCAGACAGTCAAAACAGTCTTCTAAGAGAGCAAATCCAGAGccttaaaaatgaatttaaatccAAGGATATAAAAATTGAAGCTTTGCAAAGGGACTTGGATAAAGCACAGCTTCAGCTTTCTGACCAGGACATGCAACTAAAGGATCTGAGAAGCCAGGTTGAGACAAAGGAATGTGAAGTACTTGGTCTAGGACAACTTTTGAGGAAGAGTACAGCAGAGATGGAAGAGCTTTCCCACAAGTTAGCCTTAAAGGGACACGAGGCAGGAAGCCTAGAACAGCTTGTTGCTGAGCACACCAGGTCTATAGAGAGCCTGCAACAAGCCTTGCTGGAAAAGGACCAACAGATGGCAGAGATCAGTGTCAGCATGTCTGAGAAAATAGTCCTGCTGaatgaagagaaattttctCTAGGAAATGAGCTGAAGAGTCTTAAGGAGCAGACAAGTCTGTTATTAAAAGcccaagaagaaaaagaacagaacatTGGAGCAAAAGATACATGTCTGAAATGTGAGGCATCCGAACAGCAGAATGAGACAGAAGCAGTGagtaaagaaaatgaggaattagTAAGTCAAGTTGAAGTTCTGAGAAAAGAAAACGAGCAAGTGAAGCGGAAGCTGCAAGCAGCCCTTGTGAACAGGAAGGAGCTTCTGAAGAAGGTAACCAGATTGGAGAATGAATTAGAACAGCTGAGTAGAGAACAAAAGTCAGAAACCTCAGTGggtcaggcagctgcaggggaagaaaacatGAGAAGCATGATCACCAAAGAAATGAGTCTTGAGAACCAGCCCAACGAGGACTATCTAATTCAGCTGCTTTCCGAAAAGGAATCTGAGTTGCAGAGCGTCCGTAAGGATAAAGAAACCACTGAAGCACGACTGCAGGCAGTGATGGAGGAAATGAGGCAAAGCTTGCAATGTAAGGCAAACACTGTTTCAATTAAAGATGAAATCATGGAGCACCAGACAATTCCTGACAAAGTAGCTGAAACCAATGAAAGCCCAAatgatgatgaagaaaatgaaaaacatagTTCAGCAGGTACaaatctggaagaaaaacaaaagtctgCTCTTAAAGAAAGGATTTCAGTTCTTgaacaagaaaaagaacaacTTCAAAAAAAACTTCAAGAAGCTCTGGTATCTCGCAAAGACTCTATAAAAAAGGCTCAGGAAAAAGACAGGCATCACAGAGAACAactgaaacagcagaaagatgATTACAACATCCTGCAAGAACAATTTGATcagcaaagcaaagagaaggACAGCATCCAGGCTCAGCTCAGGCAACTCCAAGAACAGAAAGGATCAGCAGAGAGTGTTTTTGGGAGTCAAGGTAGGTTGGATTCTTCATGTATGGAAGCAGAAGATACAACAAATAACAAGCTTGTAcaaatttcagctgtttctgagGATGGGTTGAAAAAACACCTTGACAAATTacagacagagaaagagaaattggATTGTAATGTCAGCCATATGCAAAGGGAACTTGCTCACAAATCAGAATTAATCATTGGTTTGCAACAGCACATAGCACAGTTGTCTGTAGAGATAGCAGAGCTAAAGAGAACCTCTGACCAAGCTGAAGCTAAGGGAGCAAGTCTTCAGACAGAATTGGAGGAGAGTCAAGGAAAAATTTCTGGAGTGGCCAGTCTGGAAGACTTGAAAATCCTTGTGCATCAAAAGGATGAAGAAATTGAATTTCTTAACCAGCAGTTAAAGGAGAAAAGTGAAGCTCTCAATAATGTGCAGGCACAACTGCTGGAGAAAGAGGACTCGGTCAAAAGACTGCGAAGTCAGGTGGAAGCTCAGGCTCAGGTGCATGAGGAACAAAGCAAGCGACTACAAACAGAGATGCTTGAAATTCAGGAGAAGCAAGAGAACAGTGCAGAAGCAGCTAAACAGAAGAATCAAATGCAGAGGAAGTTGCAAGCCGCACTTATCTCTAGAAAAGAGGCACTAAAGGAGAGCAAATCTCTAAAAGAAGAGCTGGCTAATGCTAAAACTACTATTGACAATCTTTCCGTCAAACTGACAAATATGGAAAGCCAAATATGTGGCCATGTTAAAGAAACAGATACCTTAACAGAAAACTTAGCCTGCCTCACTGGAGAGCGAGAAAAACTTGCTGCAGAAATTGATAAACTACTTAGAGAAAATCAGAATCTTGATGGATGCTATAAAAACCTTACACTTACTTTGGACAGAGTTGTTCTagagaaggagaagctggagaatGAGGTGGAATCATTGAAGAGCTTTCAAGCCACTGAGAGTTCTGAGTGGCAGGAAAAGTACAAGGAGCTTCAGGGAGAATATGAAACTCTGCTGCAGTCATATGAGAATGTGAGTAATGAGGCTGAGCGAATTCAGCGTGTGTTGGAAACTGttaggcaggaaaagcaggaagttTGCATTCAGCTAAAAAGGGCTGaagcaaaaaaagaggaaacagatAAGCAGCTACAGGAAGCTGGACGGGAAATTGAtgaaatgaaggagaaaatgaggaaatttgCAAAATCAAAGCAACAAAAGATCCTGGAACTAGAAGAGGAGAATGAGAAGCTTAGAACAGAGATGCATTTTACAGATGAAGAGCTACAGAGGACTGGAGAGAGCTTTACAAACACTAGCCTGAAAGAAGATCTGGAATGCTCTAGGAGGGAGTGCCAGTCTCTTTCTACTGAGCTTGAGACAGTAAAGGCTGAAAAGGAGTCTCTTAATCAAGAGATCCTGGAGTTGAAGTGCCTTTTGCAGTTAACAGAATCTAagctgaaggaaagcagagaactTGTAGACAAGTATGTCACTCAGCAGACAACGGAGGGAGAAACGAATGAGGCAGTTGCCACATCATCACCAGTGGAAAGGTGTGAAAATCAAGTGGATGTAACTGTTAGACCAgagcctcctgctgcagaactggAACAAGAGGCATTTGAAAGCGATAGGCCTTGTGAGGATCCTGGGATCTACAGACGGGAAATAGCTGAGCTCACCAAACGAATCACAGAGCTAGAAGATAATAGAAGGGCTTCAGAGCAACAGCTGGGTGACATCCACAGGTGTGTTGAGACTTTAGCAGGTGAGAAAAGGATTTTGGAGCACCAAATGGAAGAGAAAGTCCAGGAAGTGAATGATCTGCAGGCTACAGTAGCAAAGATGGAGCAAATGGTCCAGAAAGCCGAAGATGACCTGGTCAGAATGACAGCACTGAAGGATGCTCTAGAGGCTGAAAAGGATGACTTGGAAGAAAGGCTCATGAATCAGCTGGCAGAACTTAATGGAAGCATTGGAAACTATCAGCAAGATGCAACAGACTTCCAAATCAAAAATGATCAACTGAAACATGAGCTTCAGAGTTTGCAGAGAATGATGCATGAACTAGAGGAGGAGAAAAGTCAGATggcaaaggagaaaaggaaagcaagttcagaaaagcaaaaggaatttgtagaaaagctaaaatacaattggagaggagaaagcagcacaCATATAAAGGAGCTTCAAGAactgctgaaacagaaacagcaggagattaagcagctgcagaaggactGTATTAAAAGCCAGGAAAAGAACAGTAGTTTAGAGAGAACTGTTAAAGCTCTGGAATTTCTGCAGAGTGAGACTCAGAAAGAGGTAGAAGCAGCCAAAGAAACTTCAGCTAAGGCAGTTGAAGACACCAAGAAAGCCCAGGCAGAGCTTGCTCTCTGCAGAGTAGTGTTGGATGACACTCAGAGTGAGGCAGCAAGGGTTCTAGCTGAGAGTATCAAAGTCAAAGAAGAGTTGCaagcaaacaaagagaaaattcaaattcaaatgaagaaaaaggatgaGGACTTTGAGAGAAGACTGGAACAGGAAAAAGACAAGCACTCAAAGGAGATcaaaaacatggaagaaaagcTGGCAACATTGCAGAGGGAGAAAGACCATATTGAAACAACAGTTGGTGATCTGCAAGACTCCTTGAAGACAAAGGATCAAGAAGCCAAGCAACTGGAAGGCAATCTAAACAAAACACTAGCCCAGCTTGCAGCCTTCACCAGGAGCATGTCTTCCCTTCAGGACGATAGGGATAGAGTGATAGATGAATCAAAAACATGGGAGAAGAAATTCACTGAAACTAttcaaaagaaggaagaagaaatacGTTCGAAAGAGGAAGCTTGTGCTGCACTAAAGGACCAGGTGAAACACTTGACTATGCGTGTGGAAGAACTCCAGACTCATATATCCAG gctGGAATGCAACAAGAAGGACTGGGAGGCTGACTGCAGGAAGGAGATTCAGCATCATCAAAAGACATGTGAAATgttgcaggaggaaaaaagaaagcttttgaCTCAGCTTGAGGGGTCTCAGGAACTGTACAGCAAGTCTCAGAATGAACAGCAGGAACTGGAGTCAGTAATCAGCAGCCTGAGAGACCAGCTTGCTGACTTACAGAATTCCTTCACCAAATGTGAGCTGGCCAGGAAAGAGCTGGGGACTGTGGTCAAGCAACAAGAGACCAGTATCCAGAATTTTAAACTCAACTGTCAACAGCTTGAAGCTGATCTGCAGGCTTCCAAGGATCTGACAAATAAGCTGCATGAAGAAACCAGTGCCAAAGATCAAAAGATCATGAGTTTGCTGTCTGCCAAAGAAGATGCAGTGATGTCTGCTTTAGCTGcattacagcagcagcattctGAAGAGATGAAAGAGTTGGAGTGTAGGCTAAgtaaggaggaagaagaaagaaaagccttgGAAAATGAGAAGAACAAATTTCTTGACAAACTCAATCATCTCACTGAAAAGATGAAGATAAGCACAGAAGAAAGTAAGCAGCAGAAGGCACAACTGGACTCCTTCACCAAGTCCATGTCATCTCTGCAGGACGACCGAGACCGCATACTGAGGGACTACAAGCAGCTTGAGGAACGCCATCTTGTTATAATCTTGGAAAAAGACCAGCTAATTCaagaggctgctgctgaaaacaacAAGCTCAAGGAAGAAATGAGAAGTTTCCATAGCCAGATGGATGACCTTAACTCTGATAATGCCAAGCTGAATGCAGAGTTGGTGCGGTACAGAGAAGACCTTAACCAAGTGATTTCAATAAAAGACTCCCAACAGaagcagcttttcaaaatacagcttcAGCGGATCCAGACTCTGGAAAATGAGAAGGCAACCATAGAAACACTGCTGAAAGAGTCTGAGCATACTCAGGATGATCTCAGGAAGGGCATGGAAGCCTTAAGAGAAGATAAAGTCACTATGTCTCAGGAGATTGAAACTCTTATGTCGTCTCTGTCCCAGGTGCAGAGTGAGATGGCAGCATTACATGAAGGGAGTCCCATCGTGGAGTGTCGAGCAGAACTGAAGACTCGAGAGGAAGAGATACAAGAACTGAAGCATGAgctttccctctcccagcaaAGAATAACAGAACTTGAGGGGGAGCTAGAATGTGTTCAAAGGGATGCAGTCAAGAGAGTGGGAGAGGCTGAGGACAGGCTTCGGAAGGAATTGAAGCACCTGCATCATGATGCAGGAATAATGAGGAATGAAACTGAGacagcagaagagagagtagCAGAGTTGGCACGGGACTTGAtggaaatggaacagaaattGCTTGCAGTCACAGATGAAAACAAAGATCTCAGAGCTCAAATTCAGTCTTTTGGGAGGTCCATGAGCTCTCTTCAGGATAGCCGAGACCAGGCCAATGAAGAGCTTCatgttttgaaacagaaatattctgcaGACTTACAGGAACAAAAGAGTCTAGTGCAGAACCTTCAGAAACAGATGGCTCAGCTACAAGAGGAGAAATGTTCCACTGCCAGGGACCGAGATACAGCGAGGTCTGAGCTGACAGAACTGCAGAAAGCTGTTAATGAAAGAGGTCTCTTGGCCCAGATTGAGAAACTTaatcagcagctcagagctAAAGATGATGAGCTTCTCCGCTTGTCTTTGGAATTGGAAGGCTCTTCTAACCAAGTCAAATCTTTCTCCAAGGCTATGGCAAGCCTGCAGAATGACCGAGACCGTCTGCTGAATGAATTGGACAAAGCACGGAAGATTGAAGAAGTGAAACAACGAGCAGAAGGGAACGCTTCCATCACTTCTTCAGAAGTGCAGAATCTGAAGAAGGCACTGGCCTCCTTGCAGAGTGACAGAGACAGAGTA GTAAGAGAGCTGGAGAATCTGCAGCAGCAATACATCCTGGTTGGGGTGGAAGCTGCTGAGAATTCTCGCTTAAAAGCGCAACTACAGCAGTGGGAGCAAGAGGTGGACAAACAGGTCCGTCTGCAAGAAGAACTGAAGCAAGAAGGAGCTGTGTAccagcaggagctccagcagctcag ACAGGAGAAGACcacctgggaaaagcagagcagtagCATGAAGGAGCAGTACCTGATGGCCATAGCAGAGAAGGATAAGCAGCTGAGCCATTTACAAAGGATCACACAGGAAATGAGGCTGCCATTCAGCAAGTCTCAGACTGTAGAGGAACAGCACCAAAGCAAG ATTTCTCCAGAAGTCCTGAAAGGGGACTTTTCAAGTCTAGAAACAGAGATGAAACACCTCCAGGCCCAGCTAAGTGATAGTCTGAAAGAACTACACCAGAAGGAGCTCAGAATTCAGCAGTTAAACAGCAAG TTATCTCAGGtctttgaggagaaaaatgccCTCTCCCTCCAGCTCCGTGGGAGCAGTCGGAGCATCTGCGAGAGCCATCAGCACTACAGTGAGGTCCTGAACCGCTGCCTGGTGCTTgagaggcagctccaggagctgcaggctgcagaTAAGAGTATG GAGCTGTATGCGACAgatgctgctccaggagcacccCAAGAAAAGAATGAACTGCAGAGAGGCACTTACACACCTgaactgcaggagctgcagctgag GTTGTCTGAGACAGAACATTtacacagcagcacaaagcaggaTATGAAGTATTTGGAGGACCAGCTGGAGGAGGAACGGGACCGTCGTcttgctgcagaggaggagcttTTTGCAGCACAGGATCAGATCAGGAG GTTGCAGTCAAGTGAGTGGACATCTTCCTTAAGTGCCAGCATTGATATGACTCCAGGTTATGAGCAGTCCTTGCTGATCGACTCCATGGATAATAATTCCAGCAGA